Within the Streptomyces sp. R41 genome, the region TGAGGCCGATCAGCAGGTCGGCGTGCACGCGGCCGAGCACGTTGTTGACGCGCTTGGAGGCGGCGATCTGGTGGTGTCCGGCGTCGTGCCCGATGAACCCGGTCTGGGTGAACATCACCGCGAGGAAGGCGGCGGTCACCAGCTGCCACCACGACTGCCCGATCAGGGCGAACGCGGTCCAGCCGGCGGCGAGCAGGAGCAGGTTCGCCCCGACCTTGACGGAGTAGTAGCCCGGCCGCCGCTTCAGCAACCCGCTCCGCTTCACCTCGCGGGAGAGTGCGGCGTAGTCGCTGCCCCGGCCACCGGGCAAGGGTTTGGTCATCTCGGCGTGGTCCGCCGGACCGGCGTCCCGGTAGCTGACGTCAGTGGTCACAGTGTTCCTTTCGGCGTGCACGGGCGCTGCCTCCGGCGCGAGGGCGGGGCGCCGTCAAGGGCGCCGTTCGGGGGCAGCGCGAGGCAGGCCCGCGGCGCGGGCCTGCCTCGGAATGGGGTGTCCTCAGAGCGCGCGGACCTGGTCGGCCTGCATGCCCTTGGGGCCCTGGCTGGCGGTGAACTCCACCCGCTGGTTCTCTTCCAGGGAGCGGAAACCACCCGTGTCGATCGCCGAGTGGTGGACGAAGATGTCGGCGCCGCCCTCATCGGGGGCGATGAAGCCGAAACCCTTGTCCGCGTTGAACCACTTCACGGTTCCTTGAGCCATGTGACGTCTCCTTCGAGATGGCGAGTAGGTCGGAGACCGCGCACTCGCGCGATCCCGGGCTGCTGGTCGCCAGCCGTCGAAGAAAACCCCCGCAAACGGCAAAGCACCCGCTGTCAGAACTCCGCGGGCGCTTCCACGTTCGCAAACTTCAACTACAACCACTCCCTACAACGTGCGGAGCGCGGGGATCGTTCCCGGTCGGGCGGGGAAGGGTCCGGCGGCCGGGCGAAGAAGGGCTCGACGACCGGGCGGAGAAGGGCTCGGCGACGCCCTGGCGGGTCGGCTCCGGGTCCGGAGAGGAGTACCGTGGCGGCACCGAGCGCATCTCGCATGCCGTCATCCGTTTCGGCGTCGCCCTCGGGGAACGGCAAGGCCGGAGCACATCAGGTCCGGTCGGAAAAGAGCCGCACCATGCCGCCTGGCTCGTACTGTCGCGCTGTCTTCCGTATCCCGTTCCGCGCCCCCTCGTAGCGGATTTCCTCGTTCCCGGGGTGTCTGAGAGGCATTCCGGCGCCTCATGCACGCCCTGAAACGATCAAGAGGATGCAGGACGCATGTATTCACAGGACTCGATCTCCGGCCGCCGCCGCGGCCGCCCCGAACCGACCGCCGAGATGCTCTCCGGACTGGCGTGCCTCATCTGCGGCACCGACTACCGGAACGCGCCCGACCCGGAGGCGGTAGTGGTTTCCCACCGCGACGACAGGCAGCTGCTGGCCTGCCACGGAACGTGCGCACGCATCGTGAGCGGGTCGGTCAACGGTCTGGACGAGACGCCCCTCCCGCTGGCCGAGCGCGTACGCAGGCACCAGGCCGACCGCTCCTGACCCGGAAGCCCGGCAGCCGCAACCAGCACGACAAGAACGAAATGATGAGGAAGCGCATGAGCCTGATGAGCCTCGGAGTACTCGCCTCCTCCCGCAAGGAGAACGAGTTCCGGCTGCCGTTGCACCCCGGTCACCTCGGCCGGATCGCCCCTGATGTACGCGAGAAGATCTTCCTCGAACAGGGCTACGGCGAACGGTTCGGCGTCGCCGACGACGCGCTGCGACCGCTCGTGGCCGGCCTGCGCTCCCGCGAGCAACTTCTCGCCGAGTGCGACGTGTTGCTGCTGCCCAAACCCATGCACGAAGACGCCGCGGCGCTGCGCGAGGGCCAGGTGCTGTGGGGATGGCCGCACTGCGTGCAGGACGAGAAGATGACCCAGATCGGCATCGATCGACGGTTGACCCTCATCGCCTGGGAGGCCATGAACCACTGGACGTCCACCGGCGCCTTCAGTGTCCATGTGTTCCACAAGAACAACGAGCTCGCCGGTTACTGCTCGGTGCTGCACGCCCTGCAACTCGGCGGGCTGACCGGCAGCTACGGGCGTCGTCTGCGCGCGGTGGTCATCAGCTTCGGCGCCACGGCGCGCGGAGCGGTCACGGGCCTGGGCGCCATGGGCGTTTCCGACGTCACGGTGCTCACCCAACGCGCCGCGGCGGCCGTGGCGTCGCCGATGCCGTCGGTCGTGATGGGGCACTTCGAGGAGCAGGAGGACGATCCCTCACGCCTGCGGGCATTCACCGCGGCCGGTTCCATGCCGCTGGCGGAGTACCTGGCCGGGTTCGACATCATCGTCAACTGCGTCCTCCAGGACACCGACGCGCCGCTCATGTTCGTCACCGACGAGGAACTCGCTCTCTTCCGGCCGGGGACCTTCTTCATCGACGTCGCCTGCGACGAGGGCATGGGCTTCGCATGGGCCCGCCCGACCACCTTCGGCGCGCCCATGCACACGGTGGGGTCGGGCTGCCACTACTACGGGGTGGATCACAGCCCGTCCCACCTGTGGAACTCCGCGACCTGGGAAATCAGCGAGGCGCTCCTTCCCTACCTGCGCAAGGTCATGAGCGGTCCCGCGTCATGGGAGGCCGACGCCACCGTCAAGAACGCCATCGAGATCCGCGACGGCGTTGTCCAGAACCCGAAGATCCTCTCCTTCCAGCACCGGACAGCCGCCTACCCCCACGGCCGCGAGGTCCCGGCCCCGGAGCTGCGCTCCCTCGCACGACCGGCCTGACGACTCCGGCGGTGCCGAGTCAGCAGGGGCTTGTCAGCCTGCCCTCGGCCTATGCGCCACGACGGACCCGGGCGGCCTTGCGGGCCTCGGCAGTCAGGCGGGCCTCGGCGGACCGGCGGGACTCGCCGGCGGCGCGACCGGACCGACCCGGGCGGGTGCCCAGACCGCGGAAGGGGGCACCGCCGCGCTTCGGGCGCTCCGCGACCGGCCCGCTGCCGCTGACCGGGACACCGGAGGGAGCCTGGGCGCCGGTGATGCGGCTCAGCTCGGCCTCGCCCGAGCGGACCTGCGTGATCTGCGGCCGGATGCCGGCGTCGGACATGAGACGGGTCATGTCCCGGCGCTGGTTGGGCAGAACCAGCGTGACGACACTGCCGGACTCGCCGGCGCGGGCGGTACGGCCGCCGCGGTGCAGGTAGTCCTTGTGATCGCTGGGCGGGTCGACGTTGACGACGAGGTCGAGGTCGTCGACATGGATGCCCCGGGCCGCGACGTTGGTGGCCACCAGCACCGTGACGCCGCCTGTCTTGAACTGGGCCAGGGTGCGGGTGCGCTGGGGCTGCGACTTGCCGCCGTGCAGCGCCGCGGCCTTCACCCCGCTGCCCAGCAGGTGCTTGGTGAACTGGTCGACGGCGTGCTTGGTGTCCAGGAACATGATCACGCGCCCGTCACGGGCGGCGATCTCGGTGGCGGTGGCGTACTTGTCCGCGCCGTGCACGTGCAGCACGTGATGCTCCATCGTGGTGACCGCGCCCGCCGAGGGGTCGACCGAGTGGACCACCGGGTCATGGAGATAGCGACGGACCAGAAGGTCGATGTTGCGATCCAGCGTGGCCGAGAACAGCATGCGCTGGCCGTCGGGGCGCACCTGGTCGAGCAGTTCGGTGACCTGGGGCATGAACCCCATGTCGGCCATCTGGTCGGCCTCGTCCAGGACGGTGATGTTCACCCGGTCCAGGCGGCAGTCCCGGCGCTCGATGAGATCCATGAGACGGCCGGGGGTCGCGACGACGACCTCGGCCCCGGCGCGCAGTGCGCCCGCCTGCCTGCCGATCGACATGCCGCCGACCACGGTGGCCAGCCGCAGCTTCAGCAACCGGGCGTAGGGGGTGAGCGCATCGGTGACCTGCTGGGCCAACTCGCGCGTGGGGACGAGGATCAGGGCCAGTGGTTTCCGGGCCTCGGCGCGCTGTCCGGCCGTGCGCACAAGGAGCGCCAGGCCGAAGGCGAGGGTCTTGCCCGATCCGGTGCGCCCGCGCCCCAGCACATCGCGGCCCGCGAGGGAGTTCGGCAGCGTGGCGGCCTGGATCGGGAACGGCTCGTTCAGGCCGAGGCTGGTGAGCATGTTCAGCAACTCGACGGGCATGTCCAGTTCCCCGAAGGTCGCAGCCGCGGGGAGGGCCGGGGTGACGGTGACCGGGAGCGCGAACTCCCCGTGCGGGGCGGAGGGGCGGCGCCCGTTGCCGCCTGAACCGACGCCGGGGCGCCCCTGACCCTGCGGCCGAAAACGGGCTCCCCGGTCAGACCCGAAACGGTCGTTCGTACGAGCTGAGCGGTTCATGGAGAACCTTCCTCGATATGGCGCGCATCGAGGAATTCTCGGCATACATGAGCCGAACGAATTGCAAGAACGAGCCGAACTTAAGACTACGAATAAAAGAAGCAGGCCACATGGCCCCGCGATGAAAAAAGGCAAACTCCGCAAAAGCACCAATTCGCTTCGGGAGTTTACGGGAACCGTAACTGCAACTCGGGCAATTTTAGCACGGTGCACACATCCGGACGCGACGGCACCAATTTTCACCCGCGATGCGTTGACCACGCACTATGCGCATTTCTGAGGCGGCAGAATAAGATCAACCAGCCCCTTCCCTTGTGACGGGTATCACGGCAACTGGTCGACGCGGTCGGACAGTACATGGCATGCGAGGGTTCCACGGGCTGCGGAGCGGTGGGGGTGCAACCCTTCTACGCGGTCGGGGGTCTCCCTTTGTCGGCGTGGGCCCAAGATTCTCGCGGTCCGCTCAAGAATCGACACAAGGAGATCCGTTGACGACCGCCACCCCGTGGAATTCGGGCCGGCTGATGCCTAACCCAGCGCCCACCGAGCTCCGCACCCCACCGCACGACGGCACCGGGACGCCGCATGCGTTGCGACTCGACATCCAGGGGCTTCGTGCCCTGGCGGTCTCGCTGGTCGTTCTCTCCCACGCCGGGGTGAGCCGGTTCAGCGGGGGTTATGTCGGTGTCGATGTCTTCTTTGTGATATCAGGCTTTCTGATCACCTCGTTGTTGTCGCGCGAGCTCCGCGCCACGGGCGGTATCTCGATCCGGAAGTTCTACGCCCGCCGGGCGCTGCGCCTGCTTCCGGCATCCACGCTCGTCGTCGTCGCCACGCTCGGCGGTTCCTGGCTGTTCCTGTCGAAGATCCGCTTCGCCGACTACGTGGGCGACGCGCTCAGCAGCGCTCTCTACGCGGTGAACTTTCGGCTGGCGATCACCGGCACGGACTACCTCGCCCAGGGAAGCCCGCCGTCACCGTTCCAGCACTTCTGGTCGCTGGCCGTCGAGGAGCAGTTCTATCTGCTGTGGCCGCTGCTGCTCCTTCTCAGCTGGAAAATGGCCCGGCGACGTGCACTTCTGGTGGCGCCGCTCGTCGCGCTCTGCCTGGTTTCGTTCGGGCTGAGCGTGTCCGTGACGGAGAGCTCGCCGCCTTGGGCGTACTTCGGTCCGCACACCCGTATCTGGGAACTGGGCGTCGGGTCCCTTCTCGCGCTGTTCGTCGCCCGGCTGGA harbors:
- a CDS encoding cold-shock protein yields the protein MAQGTVKWFNADKGFGFIAPDEGGADIFVHHSAIDTGGFRSLEENQRVEFTASQGPKGMQADQVRAL
- a CDS encoding N(5)-(carboxyethyl)ornithine synthase; this encodes MSLMSLGVLASSRKENEFRLPLHPGHLGRIAPDVREKIFLEQGYGERFGVADDALRPLVAGLRSREQLLAECDVLLLPKPMHEDAAALREGQVLWGWPHCVQDEKMTQIGIDRRLTLIAWEAMNHWTSTGAFSVHVFHKNNELAGYCSVLHALQLGGLTGSYGRRLRAVVISFGATARGAVTGLGAMGVSDVTVLTQRAAAAVASPMPSVVMGHFEEQEDDPSRLRAFTAAGSMPLAEYLAGFDIIVNCVLQDTDAPLMFVTDEELALFRPGTFFIDVACDEGMGFAWARPTTFGAPMHTVGSGCHYYGVDHSPSHLWNSATWEISEALLPYLRKVMSGPASWEADATVKNAIEIRDGVVQNPKILSFQHRTAAYPHGREVPAPELRSLARPA
- a CDS encoding DEAD/DEAH box helicase, with protein sequence MNRSARTNDRFGSDRGARFRPQGQGRPGVGSGGNGRRPSAPHGEFALPVTVTPALPAAATFGELDMPVELLNMLTSLGLNEPFPIQAATLPNSLAGRDVLGRGRTGSGKTLAFGLALLVRTAGQRAEARKPLALILVPTRELAQQVTDALTPYARLLKLRLATVVGGMSIGRQAGALRAGAEVVVATPGRLMDLIERRDCRLDRVNITVLDEADQMADMGFMPQVTELLDQVRPDGQRMLFSATLDRNIDLLVRRYLHDPVVHSVDPSAGAVTTMEHHVLHVHGADKYATATEIAARDGRVIMFLDTKHAVDQFTKHLLGSGVKAAALHGGKSQPQRTRTLAQFKTGGVTVLVATNVAARGIHVDDLDLVVNVDPPSDHKDYLHRGGRTARAGESGSVVTLVLPNQRRDMTRLMSDAGIRPQITQVRSGEAELSRITGAQAPSGVPVSGSGPVAERPKRGGAPFRGLGTRPGRSGRAAGESRRSAEARLTAEARKAARVRRGA